Proteins encoded within one genomic window of Anopheles gambiae chromosome 3, idAnoGambNW_F1_1, whole genome shotgun sequence:
- the LOC1271074 gene encoding zinc finger protein 501 — translation MKFSCAICAEVHNLAQFKKLLDVAEIFSQLTSLEVSSLNEVEQLRVCEICHQKLIDFHSFRSLCVAAHTKLSQDHEELSKLCIVKLDEAEFPTDCPGEDGNDVLADNDASFEEPSLVIEPITSVVVKEEPDAHEYDEEQPQDTASEEEFVPPEPKRRGRKKLVTKEKSVPVTRRVELACHLCDDKFRTQNRLDGHLRMHQGLKPALCKECGKEFAGWRSLRRHMKEKHLKLDIGYFPCDYEGCTYSYTTRKVLLQHKKKHEPGWVKPVPKKCVCETCGKTFSSAGSLKKHTLIHTGELQFRCEICDKRYCTAYKLKVHVMRHQGIKNYECTYCGQKKTTPDELKRHMNFHTKEKVLKCDLCGQVFLSSGNYSRHLKIVHCGIKNFKCPHCERSFGKAETLKNHIMTHTGEKPYECSICSKRFIQQCALKTHLKTHDKRKKEPKQSSSSSSSSSSAADVQ, via the exons atgaaattttcctGTGCAATTTGTGCGGAAGTGCACAATTTAGCGCAGTTTAAGAAGCTGCTCGATGTGGCGGAAATATTTTCCCAGCTCACATCGCTGGAG GTGTCCTCGTTGAACGAGGTAGAGCAGTTGAGAGTTTGTGAAATTTGTCACCAGAAATTGATCGATTTCCATAGCTTCCGTTCGCTGTGCGTTGCTGCCCACACCAAACTCTCGCAG GACCATGAAGAGCTATCCAAACTGTGCATCGTGAAGCTCGATGAAGCGGAATTTCCAACCGACTGCCCAGGGGAAGATGGTAATGACGTATTGGCGGATAATGACGCCTCCTTCGAAGAACCATCGCTCGTAATTGAACCCATTACCAGCGTCGTTGTGAAGGAAGAACCAGATGCGCACGAATACGACGAGGAACAGCCCCAGGACACAGCGAGCGAGGAAGAATTCGTCCCACCGGAGCCGAAAAGacggggaagaaaaaagttgGTCACCAAAGAGAAGAGTGTCCCGGTAACACGCCGGGTCGAGCTGGCGTGCCATTTGTGCGACGATAAGTTCCGCACCCAGAACCGGCTCGACGGACATCTGCGGATGCACCAGGGGCTGAAGCCGGCACTGTGCAAAGAGTGCGGCAAAGAGTTTGCCGGCTGGCGGAGCTTGCGGCGCCACATGAAGGAGAAGCACCTGAAGCTGGACATTGGATACTTTCCGTGCGATTACGAGGGCTGCACCTACTCGTACACCACCCGgaaggtgctgctgcagcataaGAAGAAGCATGAACCAGGCTGGGTGAAACCGGTGCCGAAGAAGTGTGTCTGCGAAACGTGCGGCaaaacgttttcctccgcTGGTTCGCTGAAG AAACATACACTCATCCACACGGGAGAGCTACAGTTCCGGTGCGAAATCTGCGACAAGCGGTACTGCACCGCGTACAAGCTGAAGGTGCACGTGATGCGCCACCAGGGCATCAAGAACTACGAGTGTACCTACTGCGGGCAGAAGAAAACCACCCCGGACGAGCTGAAGCGGCACATGAACTTCCACACCAAGGAGAAGGTGCTGAAATGTGACCTGTGCGGACAGGTGTTTCTCTCGTCTG GCAATTATTCGCGACACCTGAAGATCGTGCACTGCGGAATAAAGAACTTTAAGTGCCCACACTGTGAGCGTAGCTTCGGGAAGGCGGAAACGCTCAAAAACCACATCATGACGCACACGGGCGAAAAGCCGTACGAGTGTTCGATCTGCTCGAAGCGCTTCATCCAACAGTGCGCACTGAAAACGCACCTCAAAACGCACGACAAGCGAAAGAAAGAGCCGAAGcagagtagtagtagtagtagtagtagtagtagcgcaGCGGATGTGCAGTAG